CTTTGACCAACGCCTCGATGAACTGATCCCGGACATTATTCCCCCCAACATTCCCGTTTACAATGGCGGCCCGGTTCAGCAGGATACTATTCATTTCGTGCATCAGTTACCCGAGCTGATAGAAGGCGGTTTCGAAATCGTACCCGGTTTATATTGGGGAGGACGTTTTGATGCTGCGGTAGAACTCATCAATTCGGGGAAGATCGACCTCAGCAAGATCAAATTCTTCATCGGCTACTCCGGCTGGAGCAGCGGCCAACTGGAAACAGAGTTTAAAGATAAAAGCTGGATACTCTCCCATATCAGCGCTCCGCTTGTATTTAAGGAGAAGGAGCAGGACATCTGGAAGCAGGCGCTCAAGAACCTGGGGCATTCCTTTGCGATGATGGCGAACTTCCCTTCAGATCCTTCTTTGAATTGACCATGCAGCTGTGGGGTGACAGTGGCCAGCGCTGTAAGCTTATCTACCCTCGACGCACTATTCCTTGCCGGCCTTGTTCATCTTTCAACAGGCCTTCCTCAAAATGAACAGGAATGAACAACCGCGGGGATACTATTTGGGGTAACTTACGAATGGCTATAGTTGTTTTTCGTCCCCGTCCCCTACCTGTGGCTAATTCGGCCAAATTTCAACCGTCTGATCAAACTACTTCAGGGTTTCATATACGAGGCACTGCCACCAGGCATGTGTTGTCGTGTATCTGTGACCAAGGTAACCCGGCCTGCAGTCTTACCGGCCGGACTGTCATACAAGAATTAATGGATTAACACAAAGGGCCGGGTAATCTTACCCGGCCCTTTGCTATTTTGCTTTTCTTCGATGATCTTATTATTTGGCGCCTGCCACAACACCTTCTACCAGTACGGTAGCTTTGTTGTTCAGTACTTCCACAAAACCGCCTTCAATAACGTAATGTTCTGCGCGGGTTTTGTCCGCCAACACCTTCATTTTGCCCTTAGCCAGCGCAGCGATCAGCGGCGCGTGTTTGTCGAGGATCTCGAAAGAGCCGTCCACGCCGGGCAGTTGAATACCGTACACTTCGCCTGAATAAAGCTTTTTTTCCGGTGTTAATATTTCTAATAACATGATTGAATGCGTTGCGTGATTGTTACTTGTTAACCTTTAGAAGCGCTTATTTAGCGGATTCCAGCAGTTTTTTACCTTTCTCGATGGCGTCTTCGATAGTACCCACCAGGTTAAACGCTGCTTCAGGCCACTCGTCTACTTCGCCGTCCATGATCATGTTGAAACCTTTGATGGTATCTTCGATCGGAACCAGTACACCTTTTAGACCGGTGAACTGCTCTGCTACGTGGAAAGGCTGAGACAGGAAACGCTGTACTTTACGTGCGCGTGATACTGTCTGTTTATCTTCCTCGCTCAGCTCGTCCATACCCAGGATCGCGATGATGTCCTGCAGTTCTTTATAGCGCTGGAGGATCATTTTCACCCTTTGTGCACAGTTGTAGTGTGCTTCACCGATGATGCTCGGAGAAAGGATACGGGAAGTGGAGTCCAATGGATCCACCGCAGGGTAGATACCAAGGTCAGCGATCTTACGGCTCAATACCGTAGTCGCATCCAGGTGGGAGAAGGTAGTTGCCGGAGCCGGGTCGGTCAAGTCATCCGCTGGTACGTATACCGCCTGTACGGAGGTAATGGAACCGTTTTTAGTGGATGTGATACGTTCCTGCATCAGGCCCATTTCTGTAGCCAGGGTTGGCTGGTAACCTACCGCAGAAGGCATACGACCTAACAGCGCGGATACTTCGGAACCTGCCTGGGTGAAACGGAAGATATTATCTACGAAGAAGAGGATGTCTTTACCACCACCTGCAGTACCATCTCCATCACGGAAATATTCTGCAATGGTAAGACCAGACAGGGCCACACGTGCACGTGCGCCAGGAGGTTCGTTCATCTGACCGAAGATAAAGGTAGCCTGTGATTGCTCCAGCTCTTTTTTATCTACAGCAGACAGGTCCCATCCGCCTTCTTCCATTGAATGTTTGAATTTTTCGCCGTATTTAACGATACCAGCTTCGATCATTTCACGCATCAGATCGTTACCCTCACGCGTACGCTCACCTACACCGGCGAATACGGACAAGCCTTCGTAACCTTTTGCGATGTTGTTGATCAGCTCCTGGATCAATACGGTTTTACCTACACCCGCACCACCGAACAGACCGATTTTACCACCTTTTGCGTATGGCTCGATCAGGTCGATTACTTTAATACCAGTGAACAGTACTTCAGTATCGGTTGCGAGATCCTCGAAACGAGGTGGCTGACGGTGAATAGGATAACCATTGCTGCTATCGATATCACCCAGACCGTCGATCGCTTCACCTACCACATTGAACAAACGACCTTTGATCTGTTCGCCAACAGGCATTTTGATGGGAGCACCTTTGTCCACTACCGCCATACCACGTACGAGACCGTCTGTGGAATCCATGGCTACGGTACGAACGCTGTCCTCTCCGAGGTGCTGCTGCACTTCCAGGACTAATTTCTGACCGTTATCACGGGTAATTTCCAGGGCGTTGTAGATTTCCGGCAATTTTCCTTCAAAATGCACGTCCACTACGGGACCGATGATTTGTTTGATCTTACCTGCGTTAGGCATATTAAACGAGATTTATAGTGCGGTTTTATTAAATTTTGCGCAAAGGTAAGGGTTAGAAACAGAAAATCAAAAACCTCGAACACCGTAATGCCCTCATTTTTTAAACTTCTTTTCCTCCCTATGAAAAACCTGACAAAAGTCAGGCAATATCGGTCATAATATTTATTTAACGCGCCTTTTGTCACAAAATGGGGGAAAATAAAATTTCAAGCGTATTACTTTGGAGACCGCCTCACATCAACACATTTAAAAGATCTATTACATGAAGAACAAATCACTACACCGCCGCGACTTCTTAGGTAACCTTTCCAAAGCCGGACTGCTGGGTGCCGTGGGGTTAGGCATCGCCCCGGCCGCATTGAAGGCTGGCGGGCTGCCGGAAGATGCGCCCCTGGTGGCTGCCGGCCACACGTTCGCCACCAAACCTTACCTGCAGTGCCCCACCCCTACTTCGATGACCATTATGTGGATTACCGCCAAACCTTGCTACAGCTGGGTGGAATATGGGGAGAACGGGCAGCTGGACCAAAAGGCGCACCATCTCACAGACGGTATGGTGGAGGCTTACGAGCGGCTGAATAAGATCGCGCTGGAAGGACTGAAACCTGGTACGACGTATAGCTACCGCGTCAAGTCAAAAGAAATTACGGAGTTCCTGCCTTATAAACTCACCTACGGCGATACGATCGAAAGCGAGGTGTATACTTTTACCACCCAGGCCCTATCACCCAAAGAAGTAAGCTGGCTGGTGCTGAACGACATACATGACCGGCCGGCATCTTTCGGGGCGCTGCTGGCTTTAAACAAAGGCGAAAAAGCCGATTACCTGTTCCTGAACGGTGACATGTTCGACTACCAGACCGACGAGCAGCAGGTCATTGATCACATGCTGACGCCGCTGGGCGAGCATTTCAGCACCTCGGCACCTTTCATTTTCGTGAGAGGTAATCACGAAACCCGTGGTAAATACCGTATGCACCTGCACGAGCACTTCGACAATCCCGAGCACCGCAACTACTTCCAATACACCTGGGGACCAGTACACTTCACCGTACTGGACACCGGCGAAGACAAAACAGACGATACGCCCGTTTATGCAGGCATCGTGGATTTCGACCGCTACCGCAGCCAGCAGGCCGAATGGCTGAAGCGAGTGGTGCAATCAACCGCCTTTAAGCAAGCGAAGTTCCGCGTAGTGATGATGCACATCCCCCACTACCACTCCGGCGACTGGCATGGCCCGATGGACTGCCGCGCGAAGTTCGGCCCCATCTTCGAGCAAGCGAAGATCGACTTGCTCATCAGCGGTCATACCCATAAATACGGCGTACACGAAAAGCAAGCCGACCATAGCTATCCCATCGTGATTGGCGGCGGTCCTAAAGAAGGCAATCGCACGCTGATCAAAGTGAAAGCGACGCAAACGGAGCTTCATCTGCGCATGTGGAAGGACGATGGTACAGAGGTGGGCAAACTGCAATTGAAAACGAAGCGATAGCGGTTGCTGAACGATGTGGCCTTTAGTGTTGCGCAGCAATTTTCCGTTATCGCGAATGAGAAGCGAACCTCCGCGCCGGTCTTCGAGTCAGTGGTTACGCAGCCGGGAAGGGGAAATGCTGCTGAAGTGAGTGACACAACGGCGGCTGAGAAAAGTGCCCAAAGCTGGTTACCAAAAGCTACGACTCATAAGGCCGGCAAATGTACACACGGGTATGCAGCTCGGAACGGACACGGCGGAACACCTCGTGGCCGTCACCCATGTTTTTATACAGCAGCAGCATGTCGATAGGCCGCTCGCCCTGGCGGTAAGGCGGTTGGTGGTAGGGATACGGAAACGCCTGGAAGCCCGCACGCTCGTAGAAACGGAGGCGGCGCTCGGCGTCTTTGGTGTCGGGCAGTTCCACTTCGAGCACGATTGCGTGAAAGGTGTCGCAGAACAGGGCCATCACCTCGGAACCGATGCCGGCACCGCGGGCAGACTCCAGGATGGCAAAATGTTCGATGTACGTGAACCCGTCGAGCGGCCAGTAGAACAGAAAGCCGATGAATGTACCGTCTTTTTGCAGCAGCGACAGCTTCAGACGGCCTTCGTCCAGGAATTGCAGCTGCGGCTCCCAATCACGGCGCTCGGCCAGGGGAAAGGACGATTCGAATAACAACTGCACATCGGCAGCAGCGGCGGTGGAGGGGTGTAAAGACAACATGCTACTAAGATAACACAGCTTGTGCCAAGTATGCGATTATCCGTATCTTTGGAACCGATAAACTTGAACAATGAGAAAAACATTATGCTTCCTGGTAGCCGGTATGCTCAGCACCGCTGCTGTTTTTGCCCAGGACAAGATCGCATCCGCAAAACCAGGTCAAACCTATGGCCAACCTACGAATGCCAGCAATGCTATTAAAATGACCGATCTGCAAGCCAAACTGAAAACCGACACCGTTTATAACGGTAAAGTTGAAGGCACCGTAGTGGAAGTTTGTAAAAAGAAAGGCTGCTTCATGAAACTGACCCGCCCGAACGGCGACCCGGTAATGGTGCGCTTTAAAGACTATGGCTTCTTTATGCCGCAGGATATAGTTGGTAAAACCGTGGTGGTAAACGGTGTAGCGCAGGTAAAAGAAACTTCGGTTGAACGCCTGCAACACTACGCAGAAGATGCCGGTAAAAGCAAAGAAGAAATTGCAAAGATCACACAACCTAAAACCGACATCACCTTTATGGCTGACGGGGTTTACGTGGTGAAATGATTAGATGATCATACAAAAAAGGCGCTTCTGAACGAAGCGCCTTTTTTTTATTGCAGATTGGTGCATAAATACGGATCCGGATCATCTGCCGCCACCTTTTTATCTTTCGACCAACACAGGTTCATCGCCTGGCTGGTTACGCTTTTCAGTGACACTTCCACCTTCATACCTTTGCGGCTGTTACTCGCTTTCACGATGCCTTTCCCTTTTGCGTTGATGCTGCGCACCGTGTATTCCTCCGTTTTAAAAACCTTGCCTTTATTGCGGATATACTGCACAGTGACCACCACATTATCAATAGGGTATTCGGTTTGATTTTGTACGATGATATCGAGGTCTTTTATGCCACCGATAAGCCCCGTGCGGTAATCGCCGGTAGATACCGACACGAACTGCTTCCAGTTATGGCGGTAATACGTACGCTGATCTACGAACTGGTCGGCCTGGTGCTGCACCATATCCTTACGGGCAGCAATTTGCCGGGCGGTGCCCGAAGTCATTTCAACACTGGCGCGCAGGTCGCGGTTTTCGCGGAGCAGCCGTTCATTTTCACGGTAAAAGCGGGCCGCACGGCGGTTCTCGCGGTAGGAGTTAATCCCGAAAACGAGTACCAGTATGGCGGCAATGCTATAGAATAGCAGGTTTCGTCCTTTCATAATGCATAGGAGAATGAAAAAATGATGCCATTCTGTAGTATGCCCAGGGATTTACTCCACAAACTCATAACTTATCCGCTCATTTCGCTCAAAGTCATACAGCGTAAGCACCCGCACCGTATAATACGCATTCCAGAAGGAGCGCAGCGCGGTCACATAACCCTGGCTGGCCTGGTTCTTTTCCTGTTGGGCGAGGTTTAGATCCGTGATGGATATTTTGCCGATCAGGTAACGTTGCTTCGTAATCTCGTAACGTTGCGCGGCAATAGTATCGGCCTTGGCGGCGCTGGCGAGTTGTTTTTTCTGGATGTTGAACTGTTGCGTTTGAAGAAATACTTCCTGTTCAAAACTACGCTCCTGCTGCTGTACGTCGATCTCCACCAGTTCGGCATTAGCTTTAGCCTGCTTTACGCGGTAACGTGACTTGCCCCAGTCCACAATGGGAATGGAAACACCTACGCTTAGCAACTGGTTTTGTTGCAGGGCGCGGCCGGCATAGGCGTCTTTGATCGTAGCACCGTCCTGGCTCTGGCCCAGGCTGGCCTGCATGTTAAACTGGTAACCGTTGCTGCCGCGGGCTTCTGCCACGTCGCGTTCGGCCTGTATGCGGCGGCGGCGAAACTCCAGTACGGCTTGGCGATTCGTATTGGCCTCACTCACGGCACGCTCCATCACCACCACAAATTGCGGCACGTCGGCAGGGGCAATCACATCAATGTCTGCATCCTTCGGCATATTCAGGAAACGTGTAAGTTCTCTATAAGCCATTTGTTTGCTGAGCTGCGCCTGTTCCAGGGCGGTTTGTGCATTCAGCAGGTTCAATTCGATCTGTAGCAATTCGTTCTCTGCGATCTTACCCAGTTCGTAACGGCCTTTCGAAATTTTGTACAGCGTGTCGGTGTTAGCCACGTTGGCCTGTAATATCAGCTCGTTCTGCCTCGCGGTGAGGGCGTCGAAGAAATAGCCGGTCGCTTCGAGGGCGGCGCGTTCCAGATCTTCCACATACCGGCGGGTACTCTCTTCGTACAGCAATGGACTGATCTTCTTATCCCATTTATAAGGATTGTAGAGGATCATCGGTTGTGAATAGCGGATGGAGAAGGGGGTAGAAAGGAAACTCACCGTATCGGGCCTGAACAAATCATTCCTTTGCAGATTCGTTTCCAATGAAAAAGTACCGCCGGTAAATGGTACGATCTGGTCCAGCGACATACCTGCGCTGGTGTAAGAGAAATAACTTTTATTAAAAGCATAACTACCATCAGGCTGGCGTATGCTGGATATATTACCGAGAAAGCTGCTCGTATTATCAGCCGTCAGTCGCAGCTGCGGCCGCCTGTTCGCCACGTAATACCGAAAGGTGTACAGGCTGTTCATCGCATTACTGCGCGCCCTGTAATAGGACGGTGAACTTTTTTGCGCCTGCATGATCACATTAGGCAGCGTAAGTTGTTGCGAACGGGCGGAGAGGGTGAACAGCAACGCCGTAAAACAAGTGGTTATCAATTTCATGATCAGGTGTGTCTTAAACATTCGATAGGGTTCTGATTAGATGCCTTACGTGCAGGAGAGATACCGAACACCAATCCTACGGAAGAAGCCAGCACAAAGGAAATGAAGATGCTTACGCCGGATATGAGGGTGCGGATGTCGGCGATCTTATCCACCAGGTAAGCTCCCAATACGCCGAGAACGATGCCGATGATGCCGCCGCAAAGGCTTATCAGCACTGCTTCGAACAGGAACTGCATCACAATATCTTTCTTCTGCGCACCCAGCGCCATACGTATTCCTATTTCCTTGGTACGCTCCAGTACAGACGCCAGCATAATGTTCATGATCCCGATACCGCCTACCAGCAGTGATATACCGGCAATTGCACTCAATACGATATTGAACACATCCTTCGTTTTCTGTTGCTGTTTTAACAGCTCTTCCGGGATGGTCATTTCGAAATCTGTAACGTCGCTATGCCGGCGCTTCAACATACGGTTGATGACGTTGGCTGTTTGACCCAGGTGTTCGCCTTCTTTTACTTTTACGACGAGCTGGTCAAGCTGGTGCTGCGTTTTGGCGTTGGCAGACAATTCGGCAAGTGCTTCCTCGCTATAGTACACGCCTTCGGGCAGGCCAGTGTTTTGCACCGCGGGGTTCTTGTAACGGATCAACATCGTGCGAATGGGAATGTAAATATCCATGTTGTAATCGCGTATGCCGAGGTTTGATTTCGTAGCGTCGCTGATGTACTTTTCTTCTGTCACGCCTACGACCTTCAGCCATTGCGTACCACACTTGATGCTTTTACCGATAGGATCTTCAGTGAGGAAGAACCTGCGTTTTACGCCACTGCCGATGATGCATACGGCTTCACCCTGCTCCTCTTGTCCGGGGTTAAACATTGCGCCGGAGGAAAGGCCGATATTGTTGATGCTGAAGAAGGCGGGTTCTACGCCGGCCATCTTAAGTTTGCCGCTTTTACCACGATAAATAATGTCCTGGTCGAGCAGCATTTCAGGGCTGATCGCTTCAACGGACGGTAATATGTTGCGGATGTTCTGTGCGTCCTGCAGGGTGAGTCCGCGGCTGAAACGTCGCTTTTTCTGTTCCTGCGGTTGCTGGTCTTTTGCATCGCTGTTTTCGGACTGTTGCCCGCCTGCTGCGGCATTTCCATCCTTACCGCCTTCTTCTTTCGGTTTGATAACGATGTTGTTCACGCCTACGAGCTTCATCTGGTTCAGGATTTCTTCCTTGGCGCCCTTACCGATGGCCAGCATGGCAATAACCGCCCCCACGCCGAAAATGATGCCCAGGGCGGTGAGGAACGATCGTAGCCGGTTAGCGGCCAGCGAGTCGAGCGCAATGCCCAGGTTATTAAGATTACGGGTACCCAAAATTGTTAACATGCCTGATGTGCTTTAAAAGTGAGGGTTACAGGCGTTTCACCTTTTGGTCTTTGGCAGATGCGGGCTCTGTGAGCAACAACTCATCGCCCTCTGCTACACCTTTGTCTACGATCACCGATTCATCATTCGAGCGGCCGAGTTTTACTTCGCGTTTCTCGATCGCACCGCCACGCTTCTGGTATACGAAGCTCACATCTTTAGCCCCGTCTTTTTCCGAGAACACAGCTTCCAGTGGGATGAGCAGCTTGTTTGGCACTTCGTTGATCAGGATCGTGTTGGCGGTAGTCATACCTGGCTTCAGGATCGAGTCCACCTTATTGAGGCGGATCATCACCTCGAACACTTTCGCATTCGAACCAGGGCGGTTTTCACCTATGTTGGCCACTGACTTTACAATGCCGTCCAGTTTTACTTCGGGAAATGCATCGAGGCTGATGCCTACCTTCTGATCTTTTTTGATCTTGCTCACATCCACTTCGTTGATGTAAGTTTTTGACAGCATGCTGGAGAGGTCGGGCAACATAGCCAGGCGTGGGTCCCAGGGACGAACGCTGGAGCCTGTTTTCTTTTTACCGCTGAAGTCGTTGATGTATACGAGCAGTCCGTTCTTCGGTGCTTTAATCTCAAAACGGCCACGCAGGTCGTTGAGGTCATTGATTTGCATCTGGAACCGATTTACCACCGCATTTGCCTGTTGCATTTTGGAAGCCGCCTGCCGTTGTTTCAGCTGGTTGTTTTCTTCCATCTGTTTGAGGTCGCGCTCCGCTTTCTCCAGGTCGATCTCGGCCTGGCGGATGGTGGCGGGCGGCTCGTACTTACTCAGTTGCAGCGCGAGCCGTTTCTGCTCCATCTGGAATTTAAGATTCGTAATTCCATCACGGGCTTCACGCATGGAAAGCGCCGTATCCAGTGCCGTCTGCGCTACTGTGGCGGCGGCGCGATCCAGCTCGGCCTGCCATTCCTGTATCTTTTTGTTCACCAGGGTAGGGTCCAGCGAGGCGATGCGGTCGCCAGCCTTTACGAAAGTACCTTCCGGTACCATGTCCTGGATTTTAATATCTTCATAAATCTGGTTCGACTGAAGATCGGAGGGGCCGTTGATATACTCTGTGTTTTCGGCCATCAGTTCTCCGGGGCTAATGACAACGTCCCTGAAATTGGACCTGGCTACTTTAACGCTCAGGCCTTCGGCCACCGTTTTATTTCCCCAAACCACGTAGGCAACAATTGCGGCGAGGCCAGTTAGTGCGGCAATGAGCCACCTTTTTTCTTCAACATAGGTTAAACTGATAACAGTGATGCGTGAATAATGGAATGTTCCGTTTGTTTATATTAAGGTGATAAGCTGCACAGGGACCAGATGCGTCGGGTTCTTTATTCCATAAAAGTAGCGGCCATATATCTAACAAAACGTTAATTGTGCCGAACGGGTCAATAACGATGGTAAACAGCTGCTTATTATTTGTAAAGCCAAAATTATCAATCAAATAGCAGCTAGATAAGCATACCCGTAGGTGCAAGTTTTTTCTTAACAATATTGTGCTTAATTTCGACATTTGCAGTGCAGTTAGCTTATGGAAAATTTCATCGTATCAGCAAGGAAGTATCGCCCTCAGAATTTCTCAACAGTAGTGGGCCAGGCCCACATTACCACGACATTAAAGAATGCCATCCGCAACAGTCAGCTGGCGCATGCGTTCTTGTTCTGCGGTCCGCGGGGCGTGGGTAAAACCACCTGTGCGCGTATCCTGGCCAAAACGATCAACTGCGAAACGCCCCTGGCCGACGGCGAAGCCTGTAACAGCTGCCAGAGCTGCCAGTCCTTCAACGACGGCGCTTCCTTCAACATTCACGAGCTGGATGCCGCTTCCAATAACTCGGTAGACGATATCCGTACGCTGGTGGAACAAGTACGCTTTGCGCCACAGGCAGGCAAATACAAGATCTATATCATCGATGAGGTGCACATGCTCAGTTCCTCGGCCTTTAACGCCTTCCTGAAAACGCTGGAGGAACCGCCCTCCTACGCGATCTTCATCCTGGCCACCACCGAGAAACATAAGATCCTGCCCACTATCCTCAGCCGATGCCAGATATTCGACTTCAAACGTATCACCATACAGGACACGGTCGACCACCTGAAAGAGATAGTTGAGAAAGAACACATCTCCGCAGAAGGCGACGCCCTGCACCTGATCGCGCAAAAAACCGATGGTTGTATGCGCGACTCGCTCAGCACACTGGACAAGATAGTAAGTTTCACTGCGGGCCAACTGACATACCAAAATACCCTCGAGCACCTGAACATCCTCGACTATGACTATTTCTTCAAAGTGATGGACTGTGTGATGCAACAGGATGTAGCCGGCGCGCTGCTCATCTTCGACGAGATATTACAGAAAGGCTTCGAAGGCGACAACTTCCTGGGCGGCTGGGCAGAGTTCCTGCGCAACCTGCTGGTGTGTAAAGACGAAAAAGTGTTACACCTGATGGAAGTATCCGCTAACCTGAAAGACCGTTACAAGCAGCTGTCTGCCAAAGTGAGCCCTCAATACCTGATAACGGCCCTTCATTTGCTGAATGAGACCGAGATCAACTACCGTATGGCGCGCAACAAACGCCTGCACGTGGAAATGGCGCTCATCAAACTTTGTTACCTGCAACAAGCAGTAACCCTGGTGAGCAACGACCAGAACGGTGAGGTGTTAAAAAAAACTTAACTAGTGACGTAGCCGGCGCGCCACAACGCCTGCGTGCTCCCTTTATGGTGGCTGCATCCGGCAAACTGGTAGCCGCCGCACCCGACGCCATCGCATCAACCGAAGTAGCGCCTGCACGCCCCACAAACGGGGGCAGTCCTGCTACGGCACCTAAACTGACCATAGAGAACGGCGTTACGCCACCACCTGCCGCTACGGCACGGCCGACCGTAACACCTACGCCCATACAAAAACCGGCTGCCACCGCTGCCGCTACAGCGGGTGCAACACAGCCGGGGGGCATTAAACTGACCGGGCTGGCGGCCATGAAACAGGCCCTGGCAGCCAAGCAGAGTGCAGAAGTAGTGACAAGCATACCGGTGACACTGGGCGCACTGTCTGTATACTGGGAGGAGTTTATCGACACCTACCGACAGGCAAAACGTACCAGCGTAGTGAGTAACCTGCAACTGGCGGAGATACAGCTGCCCGAACCACAGGAGATCGCGCTCATCAGCCGTAACATCGTAATGTTGCGCTTCCTGGAGGAAGAAAAGCTGGCCATCTCGGAGTTTTTTAAACAGAAATTCAGGAATAAAGATTTAACCGTAACCTTGTTGCTCGACGAGAGTAAGCAGCAGGAACAAGTAGACGCCGGCCCGCAAAGGTTATCCAGTAAGGAGCAATACCTGAAGATGGTAGAAAAGTACCCGCTCATCAGGGAACTGAAGGACAGCCTGGGCATGGAACTTGATTTTTAGCTCATTTTTAAACACAGGACCACTCTTACGTTGCGTTTTTGCGCAAAAACATGTAGGTTTGGGCAAAATTTTGAAGAAAC
This genomic interval from Chitinophaga horti contains the following:
- a CDS encoding YqgE/AlgH family protein, which codes for MIQLEPGILLIADPFLKDPNFARSVILLCEHQEKGSFGFVLNKLFDQRLDELIPDIIPPNIPVYNGGPVQQDTIHFVHQLPELIEGGFEIVPGLYWGGRFDAAVELINSGKIDLSKIKFFIGYSGWSSGQLETEFKDKSWILSHISAPLVFKEKEQDIWKQALKNLGHSFAMMANFPSDPSLN
- the atpC gene encoding ATP synthase F1 subunit epsilon, with the protein product MLLEILTPEKKLYSGEVYGIQLPGVDGSFEILDKHAPLIAALAKGKMKVLADKTRAEHYVIEGGFVEVLNNKATVLVEGVVAGAK
- the atpD gene encoding F0F1 ATP synthase subunit beta: MPNAGKIKQIIGPVVDVHFEGKLPEIYNALEITRDNGQKLVLEVQQHLGEDSVRTVAMDSTDGLVRGMAVVDKGAPIKMPVGEQIKGRLFNVVGEAIDGLGDIDSSNGYPIHRQPPRFEDLATDTEVLFTGIKVIDLIEPYAKGGKIGLFGGAGVGKTVLIQELINNIAKGYEGLSVFAGVGERTREGNDLMREMIEAGIVKYGEKFKHSMEEGGWDLSAVDKKELEQSQATFIFGQMNEPPGARARVALSGLTIAEYFRDGDGTAGGGKDILFFVDNIFRFTQAGSEVSALLGRMPSAVGYQPTLATEMGLMQERITSTKNGSITSVQAVYVPADDLTDPAPATTFSHLDATTVLSRKIADLGIYPAVDPLDSTSRILSPSIIGEAHYNCAQRVKMILQRYKELQDIIAILGMDELSEEDKQTVSRARKVQRFLSQPFHVAEQFTGLKGVLVPIEDTIKGFNMIMDGEVDEWPEAAFNLVGTIEDAIEKGKKLLESAK
- a CDS encoding FN3 domain-containing metallophosphoesterase family protein, producing MKNKSLHRRDFLGNLSKAGLLGAVGLGIAPAALKAGGLPEDAPLVAAGHTFATKPYLQCPTPTSMTIMWITAKPCYSWVEYGENGQLDQKAHHLTDGMVEAYERLNKIALEGLKPGTTYSYRVKSKEITEFLPYKLTYGDTIESEVYTFTTQALSPKEVSWLVLNDIHDRPASFGALLALNKGEKADYLFLNGDMFDYQTDEQQVIDHMLTPLGEHFSTSAPFIFVRGNHETRGKYRMHLHEHFDNPEHRNYFQYTWGPVHFTVLDTGEDKTDDTPVYAGIVDFDRYRSQQAEWLKRVVQSTAFKQAKFRVVMMHIPHYHSGDWHGPMDCRAKFGPIFEQAKIDLLISGHTHKYGVHEKQADHSYPIVIGGGPKEGNRTLIKVKATQTELHLRMWKDDGTEVGKLQLKTKR
- a CDS encoding GNAT family N-acetyltransferase, producing the protein MLSLHPSTAAAADVQLLFESSFPLAERRDWEPQLQFLDEGRLKLSLLQKDGTFIGFLFYWPLDGFTYIEHFAILESARGAGIGSEVMALFCDTFHAIVLEVELPDTKDAERRLRFYERAGFQAFPYPYHQPPYRQGERPIDMLLLYKNMGDGHEVFRRVRSELHTRVYICRPYES
- a CDS encoding DUF4920 domain-containing protein; protein product: MRKTLCFLVAGMLSTAAVFAQDKIASAKPGQTYGQPTNASNAIKMTDLQAKLKTDTVYNGKVEGTVVEVCKKKGCFMKLTRPNGDPVMVRFKDYGFFMPQDIVGKTVVVNGVAQVKETSVERLQHYAEDAGKSKEEIAKITQPKTDITFMADGVYVVK
- a CDS encoding TolC family protein → MKLITTCFTALLFTLSARSQQLTLPNVIMQAQKSSPSYYRARSNAMNSLYTFRYYVANRRPQLRLTADNTSSFLGNISSIRQPDGSYAFNKSYFSYTSAGMSLDQIVPFTGGTFSLETNLQRNDLFRPDTVSFLSTPFSIRYSQPMILYNPYKWDKKISPLLYEESTRRYVEDLERAALEATGYFFDALTARQNELILQANVANTDTLYKISKGRYELGKIAENELLQIELNLLNAQTALEQAQLSKQMAYRELTRFLNMPKDADIDVIAPADVPQFVVVMERAVSEANTNRQAVLEFRRRRIQAERDVAEARGSNGYQFNMQASLGQSQDGATIKDAYAGRALQQNQLLSVGVSIPIVDWGKSRYRVKQAKANAELVEIDVQQQERSFEQEVFLQTQQFNIQKKQLASAAKADTIAAQRYEITKQRYLIGKISITDLNLAQQEKNQASQGYVTALRSFWNAYYTVRVLTLYDFERNERISYEFVE
- a CDS encoding ABC transporter permease, producing MLTILGTRNLNNLGIALDSLAANRLRSFLTALGIIFGVGAVIAMLAIGKGAKEEILNQMKLVGVNNIVIKPKEEGGKDGNAAAGGQQSENSDAKDQQPQEQKKRRFSRGLTLQDAQNIRNILPSVEAISPEMLLDQDIIYRGKSGKLKMAGVEPAFFSINNIGLSSGAMFNPGQEEQGEAVCIIGSGVKRRFFLTEDPIGKSIKCGTQWLKVVGVTEEKYISDATKSNLGIRDYNMDIYIPIRTMLIRYKNPAVQNTGLPEGVYYSEEALAELSANAKTQHQLDQLVVKVKEGEHLGQTANVINRMLKRRHSDVTDFEMTIPEELLKQQQKTKDVFNIVLSAIAGISLLVGGIGIMNIMLASVLERTKEIGIRMALGAQKKDIVMQFLFEAVLISLCGGIIGIVLGVLGAYLVDKIADIRTLISGVSIFISFVLASSVGLVFGISPARKASNQNPIECLRHT
- a CDS encoding efflux RND transporter periplasmic adaptor subunit, whose amino-acid sequence is MVWGNKTVAEGLSVKVARSNFRDVVISPGELMAENTEYINGPSDLQSNQIYEDIKIQDMVPEGTFVKAGDRIASLDPTLVNKKIQEWQAELDRAAATVAQTALDTALSMREARDGITNLKFQMEQKRLALQLSKYEPPATIRQAEIDLEKAERDLKQMEENNQLKQRQAASKMQQANAVVNRFQMQINDLNDLRGRFEIKAPKNGLLVYINDFSGKKKTGSSVRPWDPRLAMLPDLSSMLSKTYINEVDVSKIKKDQKVGISLDAFPEVKLDGIVKSVANIGENRPGSNAKVFEVMIRLNKVDSILKPGMTTANTILINEVPNKLLIPLEAVFSEKDGAKDVSFVYQKRGGAIEKREVKLGRSNDESVIVDKGVAEGDELLLTEPASAKDQKVKRL